From one Mesoplodon densirostris isolate mMesDen1 chromosome 19, mMesDen1 primary haplotype, whole genome shotgun sequence genomic stretch:
- the SPACA4 gene encoding sperm acrosome membrane-associated protein 4, protein MVLGWLLLLVMALFPGTTGTKDCVFCELTDSTICPGTHMRCGEDEDCFTGHGVAPGISPIINKGCVQATLCGHEEPVSYMGVTYSLTTDCCTGPLCNRAPHPTGGQMAGATTGLALGVLLLLRYVL, encoded by the coding sequence ATGGTCCTCGGCTGGCTGCTGCTTCTGGTGATGGCTCTGTTTCCAGGCACGACGGGCACCAAGGACTGCGTCTTCTGTGAGCTGACCGACTCTACCATCTGTCCCGGCACGCACATGCGCTGTGGCGAGGACGAGGACTGCTTCACGGGCCACGGGGTGGCCCCCGGCATCAGCCCCATCATCAACAAAGGCTGCGTGCAGGCCACCTTGTGTGGCCACGAGGAGCCCGTCAGCTACATGGGTGTCACCTACAGCCTCACCACCGACTGTTGCACCGGCCCCCTGTGTAATAGGGCCCCCCACCCTACAGGCGGCCAGATGGCAGGGGCCACCACCGGCCTGGCACTGGGCGTGCTGTTATTGCTCCGATATGTGCTGTGA
- the FAM83E gene encoding protein FAM83E encodes MAASQLATLEGMESGAGQLPLTEATPSFLYSEGQRLALEALLSQGAEAFEACVQREGLRPFLSGDELRGLVAAAEDWTAAKQEPSRAAEGATATDGDLGSLTYWPGQSEEPVPTLRLGWPEGSAWKGITRAQLYTQPPGEGQPSLKELVRQEIQAAHKLVAVVMDIFTDPDLLLDLVDAATRRWVPVYLLLDHQQLPAFLILAEQLGVNPWATENLDIRVVRGCSFQSRWRRQVSGNVREKFVLLDGERVISGSYSFTWSDSRLHRGLVTLLTGEITDAFSREFRTLYAASWPLPLAPTPGPFVRALGGLQLAYSPHRVAHRCSMAPLSPPPLPDGSLAQRLAACRVFKRDRQETLAKPGPALSDILRSVQRARTPSGPLAQHSRSLWDLSRLSQLSGSSDGDNELKKSWGSKDTPAKALMRQRGAGGVPGGEADSGLLARSQPWGGPLPLIPARRLHYPSPTRRRFGEDAASKLPEPRGIRPPDQAAQPGLRGWR; translated from the exons ATGGCAGCCTCCCAGCTGGCGACACTGGAAGGAATGGAGTCAGGGGCCGGGCAGCTGCCCCTGACCGAGGCCACTCCCAGCTTCCTGTATTCCGAGGGCCAGAGGCTGGCGCTGGAGGCTCTGCTGAGCCAGGGCGCAGAGGCGTTTGAGGCCTGCGTGCAGCGCGAGGGGCTGCGGCCCTTCCTGAGTGGAGATGAGCTCCGGGGCCTGGTGGCAGCGGCTGAGGACTGGACAGCAGCGAAGCAGGAGCCTAGCAGGGCAGCAGAGGGAGCTACCGCCACCGATGGGGACTTGGGCAGCCTGACCTACTGGCCTGGACAGTCAGAGGAGCCAGTGCCCACGCTGCGGCTGGGCTGGCCGGAGGGCTCAGCCTGGAAGGGTATCACCCGGGCACAGCTGTACACCCAGCCACCTGGCGAGGGCCAACCGTCCCTCAAGGAGCTGGTGCGCCAGGAAATCCAGGCCGCCCACAAG ctGGTGGCCGTGGTCATGGACATCTTCACTGACCCAGACCTGCTTTTGGACCTGGTGGATGCTGCCACACGCCGCTGGGTGCCCGTCTACCTGCTCCTGGACCATCAGCAGCTGCCTGCCTTCCTGATTCTGGCCGAGCAACTGGGGGTGAACCCCTGGGCCACTGAG aacCTGGACATCCGAGTCGTGCGGGGCTGCAGTTTCCAGAGCCGTTGGCGTCGGCAGGTGAGCGGCAACGTGCGGGAAAAGTTTGTGCTGCTGGACGGCGAGAGGGTCATCTCAGGATCCTACAG CTTCACATGGAGTGACTCACGCCTGCACCGTGGTCTGGTGACCCTGCTGACCGGTGAGATCACCGATGCCTTCAGCCGAGAGTTCCGGACACTCTATGCGGCCTCCTGGCCGCTCCCACTCGCGCCCACCCCGGGTCCCTTTGTCAGAGCCCTGGGGGGGTTGCAGCTGGCCTACAGCCCGCATCGCGTGGCCCACCGCTGCTCCATGGCCCCCCTGTCGCCGCCACCACTGCCTGATGGCTCGCTGGCCCAACGCCTGGCCGCCTGCCGAGTCTTCAAGAGGGACAGGCAGGAGACCCTGGCCAAGCCAGGGCCAGCTCTTAGCGACATCCTGAGGAGTGTACAGCGTGCCCGGACCCCCAGTGGCCCCCTGGCCCAGCACAGCCGCTCCCTATGGGACCTGAGCCGCCTGTCCCAGCTGTCAGGCTCTAGTGATGGTGACAACGAG CTCAAGAAGTCCTGGGGCTCCAAGGACACCCCAGCCAAGGCCCTGATGAGGCAGCGGGGTGCTGGAGGGGTCCCTGGTGGTGAGGCGGACTCCGGCCTGCTGGCCCGGTCCCAGCCCTGGGGCGGCCCCTTGCCCCTCATCCCTGCCCGCCGCCTCCACTATCCGTCCCCGACCCGAAGGCGGTTTGGTGAAGATGCTGCCTCCAAACTCCCAGAACCCAGAGGCATCCGGCCGCCAGACCAGGCCGCCCAGCCAGGACTCAGGGGGTGGCGCTGA
- the SULT2B1 gene encoding sulfotransferase 2B1 codes for MDEPAERGNQAAWDPYDKNISEISLNLSGEYFRYKGILFPVGIYSPESISIAENSDVQDDDIFIITYPKSGTNWMIEILSLILKDGDPSWIRSVPIWKRSPWCEAIMGAFSLPDPPSPRLMSSHLPIQLFTKAFFNSKAKVIYMGRNPRDVVVSLYHYSKIARQLKDPGTPDQFLKNFLKGEVQFGSWFDHIKGWIRMQGKENFLFITYEELQQDLHSSVQRICQFLGRPLGEEALESVVAHSAFKAMKANTMSNFSLLPPSLLDQRHGAFLRKGICGDWKNHFTVAQSEAFDRVYRERMRGLPTFPWDVDPEDAGPDPDPSPDTSPSPDQASEPPHP; via the exons CCTGAATTTGTCAGGCGAATACTTCAGGTATAAAGGCATCCTCTTCCCCGTCGGCATCTACTCACCTGAGAGCATCAGCATCGCAGAGAACTCGGACGTGCAAGACGATGACATCTTCATCATCACCTACCCCAAGTCAG GCACAAACTGGATGATTGAGATCCTCAGCTTAATCCTAAAGGACGGGGACCCCTCCTGGATCCGCTCAGTACCCATTTGGAAGCGGTCGCCCTGGTGTGAGGCCATCATGGGTGCCTTCAGCCTCCCCGACCCGCCCAGCCCTCGCCTCATGAGTTCTCACCTCCCCATCCAGCTCTTCACCAAGGCCTTCTTCAACTCCAAGGCCAAG GTGATCTACATGGGCCGGAACCCCCGGGACGTGGTGGTCTCGCTCTATCACTACTCCAAGATCGCCAGGCAATTGAAGGACCCTGGCACGCCTGACCAGTTCCTGAAGAACTTCCTCAAAGGCGAAG TGCAGTTCGGCTCCTGGTTCGACCACATTAAGGGCTGGATTCGGATGCAGGGCAAAGAGAACTTCTTGTTTATCACCTACGAGGAGCTGCAACAG GATCTCCACAGTTCCGTGCAGCGCATCTGCCAGTTCCTGGGCCGGCCGCTGGGCGAGGAGGCGCTGGAGTCCGTCGTGGCGCACTCGGCCTTCAAAGCCATGAAGGCCAACACCATGTCCAACTTCTCCCTGCTGCCCCCCAGCCTGCTGGACCAGCGCCACGGTGCCTTCCTCCGGAAAG ggATCTGCGGTGACTGGAAGAACCACTTCACGGTGGCGCAGAGCGAAGCCTTCGACCGGGTCTACCGCGAGCGGATGCGGGGGCTGCCGACCTTCCCCTGGGACGTGGACCCAGAGGACGCCGGTCCGGACCCCGACCCCAGTCCCGACACGAGTCCCAGCCCAGACCAGGCCTCCGAGCCACCCCACCCGTGA
- the RPL18 gene encoding large ribosomal subunit protein eL18, translating to MGVDIRHNKDRKVRRKEPKSQDIYLRLLVKLYRFLARRTNSTFNQVVLKRLFMSRSNRPPLSLSRMIRKMKLPGREGKTAVVVGTITDDVRIQEVPKLKVCALRVSSRARSRILKAGGKILTFDQLALDSPKGCGTVLLSGPRKGREVYRHFGKAPGTPHSHTKPYVRSKGRKFERARGRRASRGYKN from the exons ATG GGAGTTGACATCCGCCACAACAAGGACCGAAAGGTTCGACGCAAGGAGCCCAAGAGCCAGGACATCTACTTAAGGCTGTTGGTCAAG CTGTACAGGTTTCTGGCCAGGCGAACCAACTCCACCTTCAATCAAGTTGTGCTGAAGAGGTTGTTCATGAGTCGCAGCAACCGGCCACCTCTGTCCCTTTCCCGGATG attcGGAAGATGAAGCTTCCTGGCCGGGAAGGCAAAACGGCTGTGGTGGTGGGGACTATAACGGATGACGTGCGTATCCAGGAGGTGCCCAAACTGAAG GTGTGTGCTCTTCGAGTGAGCAGCCGCGCCCGGAGCCGCATCCTCAAGGCCGGGGGCAAGATCCTCACCTTCGACCAGTTGGCCCTGGACTCCCCCAAGGGCTGTGGCACTGTCCTCCTGTCTG gtcCTCGCAAGGGCCGAGAGGTGTACAGGCATTTCGGCAAGGCCCCAGGAACCCCTCATAGCCACACCAA ACCCTACGTACGCTCCAAGGGCCGGAAGTTCGAGCGCGCCAGAGGCCGAAGGGCCAGCCGTGGCTACAAGAACTAA